In Lutra lutra chromosome 5, mLutLut1.2, whole genome shotgun sequence, a single genomic region encodes these proteins:
- the UNC5A gene encoding netrin receptor UNC5A isoform X3 gives MAVRPGLWPALLGMVLTVWLHGSGAQQSATVANPVPGANPDLLPHFLVEPEDVYIVKNKPVLLVCKAMPATQIFFKCNGEWVRQVDHVIERSTDDGSGLPAMEVRINVSRQQVEKVFGLEEYWCQCVAWSSSGTTKSQKAYIRIAYLRKNFEQEPLAKEVSLEQGIVLPCRPPEGIPPAEWMAAGAHGASGQPVGSTAPTGGVVSVLTQHPAMEVRSAGVLIWIPEIVPATSVCTAALFPAAASGPEDVALYVGLIAVAVCLLLLLLVLILVYCRKKEGLDSDVADSSILTSGFQPVSIKPSKADNPHLLTIQPDLSTTTTTCQGSLCPRQDGPSPKFQLANGHLLSPLGGGRHTLHHSSPTSEAEDFVSRLSTQNYFRSLPRGTSNMTYGTFNFLGGRLMIPNTGISLLIPPDAIPRGKIYEIYLTLHKPEDVRLPLAGCQTLLSPIVSCGPPGVLLTRPVILAMDHCGEPCPESWSLRLKKQSCEGSWEDVLHLGEEAPSHLYYCQLEAGACYVFTEQLGRFALVGEALSVAATKRLKLLLFAPVACTSLEYNIRVYCLHDTHDALKEVVQLEKQLGGQLIQEPRVLHFKDSYHNLRLSIHDVPSSLWKSKLLVSYQEIPFYHIWNGTQQYLHCTFTLERVSPSTSDLACKVWVWQVEGDGQSFNIDFNITKDTRFAELLALESEGGVPALVGPSAFKIPFLIRQKIITSLDPPCSRGADWRTLAQKLHLDSHLSFFASKPSPTAMILNLWEARHFPNGNLSQLAAAVAGLGQPDAGLFTVSEAEC, from the exons GTGCCCAGCAGAGTGCTACGGTGGCCAACCCGGTCCCCGGTGCCAACCCAGACCTGCTTCCCCACTTCCTGGTGGAGCCTGAGGATGTGTACATCGTCAAGAACAAGCCGGTGCTGCTGGTGTGCAAGGCCATGCCTGCCACACAGATCTTCTTCAAGTGCAACGGGGAGTGGGTCCGCCAGGTGGACCACGTGATAGAGCGCAGTACGGATGATGGCAGCG GGTTGCCCGCCATGGAGGTCCGCATCAACGTCTCGAGGCAGCAGGTGGAGAAGGTGTTTGGGCTGGAGGAGTACTGGTGCCAGTGTGTGGCGTGGAGCTCCTCAGGCACCACCAAGAGTCAGAAGGCCTATATCCGCATTGCCT ATTTGCGCAAGAACTTCGAGCAGGAGCCGCTGGCCAAGGAGGTATCCCTGGAGCAGGGCATCGTGCTGCCCTGCCGCCCACCCGAGGGCATCCCCCCGGCTGAG TGGATGGCAGCTGGAGCCCATGGAGCAAGTGGTCAGCCTGTGGGCTCGACTGCACCCACTGGCGGAGTCGTGAGTGTTCTGACCCAGCACCCCGCAATGGAGGTGAGGAGTGCCGGGGTGCTGATCTGGATACCCGAAATTGTACCAGCGACCTCTGTGTGCACA gCCGCGCTCTTTCCCGCAGCTGCTTCCGGGCCCGAGGACGTGGCCCTCTATGTGGGCCTCATTGCTGTGGCTGTatgcctcctcctgctgctgctcgtCCTCATCCTTGTTTATTGCCGCAAGAAGGAAGGGCTGGACTCAGACGTGGCTGACTCATCCATCCTTACCTCAGGCTTCCAGCCCGTCAGCATCAAACCCAGCAAAGCAG ACAATCCCCATCTTCTCACCATCCAGCCAGACctcagcaccaccaccaccacctgccaGGGAAGTCTATGTCCCCGGCAGGACGGGCCAAGCCCCAAGTTCCAGCTCGCCAATGGGCACCTTCTCAGCCCGCTGGGTGGTGGACGCCACACGCTGCACCACAGCTCGCCCACCTCTGAGGCCGAGGACTTCGTCTCCCGCCTCTCTACCCAGAACTACTTCCGCTCCCTGCCCCGTGGCACCAGCAACATGACCTATGGGACCTTCAACTTCCTCGGGGGCCGGCTGATGATCCCTAATACAG GGATCAGCCTCCTCATTCCTCCAGATGCCATACCCCGGGGAAAGATCTACGAGATCTACCTCACGCTGCACAAGCCAGAGGATGTGAG GTTGCCCCTAGCTGGCTGTCAGACCCTGCTGAGTCCCATCGTTAGCTGTGGGCCCCCTGGAGTCCTGCTCACCCGGCCGGTCATCCTCGCCATGGACCACTGTGGGGAGCCCTGCCCAGAGAGCTGGAGCCTGCGCCTCAAAAAGCAGTCCTGTGAGGGCAGTTGGGAG GATGTGCTGCATCTGGGCGAGGAGGCACCCTCCCACCTCTACTACTGCCAGCTGGAGGCCGGCGCCTGCTATGTCTTCACTGAGCAACTGGGTCGCTTTGCCCTGGTGGGAGAGGCCCTCAGTGTGGCTGCGACCAAGCGCCTCAAGCTGCTTCTGTTTGCCCCCGTGGCCTGCACCTCCCTCGAGTACAACATCCGAGTCTACTGCCTACACGACACCCATGATGCACTCAag GAGGTGGTAcagctggagaagcagctggGGGGACAGCTGATCCAGGAGCCTCGAGTCCTGCACTTCAAGGACAGTTACCACAACCTGCGCTTGTCCATCCACGATGTGCCCAGCTCCCTGTGGAAGAGCAAGCTCCTCGTCAGCTACCAG GAGATCCCCTTTTATCATATCTGGAACGGCACCCAGCAGTACCTGCACTGCACCTTCACCTTGGAGCGCGTCAGCCCCAGCACCAGTGACCTGGCCTGCAAGGTGTGGGTATGGCAGGTGGAAGGCGATGGGCAGAGCTTCAATATCGACTTCAACATCACCAAG gacACAAGATTTGCTGAGCTGCTGGCTCTGGAGAGTGAAGGGGGGGTCCCAGCCCTAGTGGGCCCCAGTGCCTTCAAGATCCCCTTCCTCATTCGGCAGAAGATCATTACCAGCCTCGATCCGCCCTGTAGCCGGGGTGCTGACTGGCGGACTCTGGCCCAGAAACTCCACCTGGacag CCATCTCAGCTTCTTTGCCTCCAAGCCCAGCCCCACAGCCATGATCCTCAACCTGTGGGAGGCGCGGCACTTCCCCAATGGCAACCTCAGCCAGCTGGCTGCAGCAGTAGCCGGACTGGGCCAGCCAGATGCTGGCCTCTTCACGGTGTCAGAGGCGGAGTGCTGA
- the UNC5A gene encoding netrin receptor UNC5A isoform X1, which yields MAVRPGLWPALLGMVLTVWLHGSGAQQSATVANPVPGANPDLLPHFLVEPEDVYIVKNKPVLLVCKAMPATQIFFKCNGEWVRQVDHVIERSTDDGSGLPAMEVRINVSRQQVEKVFGLEEYWCQCVAWSSSGTTKSQKAYIRIAYLRKNFEQEPLAKEVSLEQGIVLPCRPPEGIPPAEVEWLRNEDLVDPSLDPNVYITREHSLVVRQARLADTANYTCVAKNIVARRRSASAAVIVYVNGGWSTWTEWSVCSASCGRGWQKRSRSCTNPAPLNGGAFCEGQNVQKTACATLCPVDGSWSPWSKWSACGLDCTHWRSRECSDPAPRNGGEECRGADLDTRNCTSDLCVHTASGPEDVALYVGLIAVAVCLLLLLLVLILVYCRKKEGLDSDVADSSILTSGFQPVSIKPSKADNPHLLTIQPDLSTTTTTCQGSLCPRQDGPSPKFQLANGHLLSPLGGGRHTLHHSSPTSEAEDFVSRLSTQNYFRSLPRGTSNMTYGTFNFLGGRLMIPNTGISLLIPPDAIPRGKIYEIYLTLHKPEDVRLPLAGCQTLLSPIVSCGPPGVLLTRPVILAMDHCGEPCPESWSLRLKKQSCEGSWEDVLHLGEEAPSHLYYCQLEAGACYVFTEQLGRFALVGEALSVAATKRLKLLLFAPVACTSLEYNIRVYCLHDTHDALKEVVQLEKQLGGQLIQEPRVLHFKDSYHNLRLSIHDVPSSLWKSKLLVSYQEIPFYHIWNGTQQYLHCTFTLERVSPSTSDLACKVWVWQVEGDGQSFNIDFNITKDTRFAELLALESEGGVPALVGPSAFKIPFLIRQKIITSLDPPCSRGADWRTLAQKLHLDSHLSFFASKPSPTAMILNLWEARHFPNGNLSQLAAAVAGLGQPDAGLFTVSEAEC from the exons GTGCCCAGCAGAGTGCTACGGTGGCCAACCCGGTCCCCGGTGCCAACCCAGACCTGCTTCCCCACTTCCTGGTGGAGCCTGAGGATGTGTACATCGTCAAGAACAAGCCGGTGCTGCTGGTGTGCAAGGCCATGCCTGCCACACAGATCTTCTTCAAGTGCAACGGGGAGTGGGTCCGCCAGGTGGACCACGTGATAGAGCGCAGTACGGATGATGGCAGCG GGTTGCCCGCCATGGAGGTCCGCATCAACGTCTCGAGGCAGCAGGTGGAGAAGGTGTTTGGGCTGGAGGAGTACTGGTGCCAGTGTGTGGCGTGGAGCTCCTCAGGCACCACCAAGAGTCAGAAGGCCTATATCCGCATTGCCT ATTTGCGCAAGAACTTCGAGCAGGAGCCGCTGGCCAAGGAGGTATCCCTGGAGCAGGGCATCGTGCTGCCCTGCCGCCCACCCGAGGGCATCCCCCCGGCTGAG GTGGAGTGGCTCCGGAACGAGGACCTGGTGGACCCGTCCCTGGACCCCAATGTGTACATCACAAGGGAGCACAGCCTGGTGGTGCGACAGGCCCGCCTGGCCGACACGGCCAACTACACCTGCGTGGCCAAGAACATCGTAGCGCGTCGCCGCAGCGCCTCAGCTGCTGTCATCGTCTACG TGAACGGTGGGTGGTCGACGTGGACCGAGTGGTCCGTCTGCAGCGCCAGCTGTGGGCGCGGCTGGCAGAAACGGAGCCGGAGCTGCACCAACCCGGCGCCTCTCAACGGGGGTGCCTTCTGTGAGGGGCAGAATGTCCAGAAAACAGCCTGCGCCACCCTGTGCCCAG TGGATGGCAGCTGGAGCCCATGGAGCAAGTGGTCAGCCTGTGGGCTCGACTGCACCCACTGGCGGAGTCGTGAGTGTTCTGACCCAGCACCCCGCAATGGAGGTGAGGAGTGCCGGGGTGCTGATCTGGATACCCGAAATTGTACCAGCGACCTCTGTGTGCACA CTGCTTCCGGGCCCGAGGACGTGGCCCTCTATGTGGGCCTCATTGCTGTGGCTGTatgcctcctcctgctgctgctcgtCCTCATCCTTGTTTATTGCCGCAAGAAGGAAGGGCTGGACTCAGACGTGGCTGACTCATCCATCCTTACCTCAGGCTTCCAGCCCGTCAGCATCAAACCCAGCAAAGCAG ACAATCCCCATCTTCTCACCATCCAGCCAGACctcagcaccaccaccaccacctgccaGGGAAGTCTATGTCCCCGGCAGGACGGGCCAAGCCCCAAGTTCCAGCTCGCCAATGGGCACCTTCTCAGCCCGCTGGGTGGTGGACGCCACACGCTGCACCACAGCTCGCCCACCTCTGAGGCCGAGGACTTCGTCTCCCGCCTCTCTACCCAGAACTACTTCCGCTCCCTGCCCCGTGGCACCAGCAACATGACCTATGGGACCTTCAACTTCCTCGGGGGCCGGCTGATGATCCCTAATACAG GGATCAGCCTCCTCATTCCTCCAGATGCCATACCCCGGGGAAAGATCTACGAGATCTACCTCACGCTGCACAAGCCAGAGGATGTGAG GTTGCCCCTAGCTGGCTGTCAGACCCTGCTGAGTCCCATCGTTAGCTGTGGGCCCCCTGGAGTCCTGCTCACCCGGCCGGTCATCCTCGCCATGGACCACTGTGGGGAGCCCTGCCCAGAGAGCTGGAGCCTGCGCCTCAAAAAGCAGTCCTGTGAGGGCAGTTGGGAG GATGTGCTGCATCTGGGCGAGGAGGCACCCTCCCACCTCTACTACTGCCAGCTGGAGGCCGGCGCCTGCTATGTCTTCACTGAGCAACTGGGTCGCTTTGCCCTGGTGGGAGAGGCCCTCAGTGTGGCTGCGACCAAGCGCCTCAAGCTGCTTCTGTTTGCCCCCGTGGCCTGCACCTCCCTCGAGTACAACATCCGAGTCTACTGCCTACACGACACCCATGATGCACTCAag GAGGTGGTAcagctggagaagcagctggGGGGACAGCTGATCCAGGAGCCTCGAGTCCTGCACTTCAAGGACAGTTACCACAACCTGCGCTTGTCCATCCACGATGTGCCCAGCTCCCTGTGGAAGAGCAAGCTCCTCGTCAGCTACCAG GAGATCCCCTTTTATCATATCTGGAACGGCACCCAGCAGTACCTGCACTGCACCTTCACCTTGGAGCGCGTCAGCCCCAGCACCAGTGACCTGGCCTGCAAGGTGTGGGTATGGCAGGTGGAAGGCGATGGGCAGAGCTTCAATATCGACTTCAACATCACCAAG gacACAAGATTTGCTGAGCTGCTGGCTCTGGAGAGTGAAGGGGGGGTCCCAGCCCTAGTGGGCCCCAGTGCCTTCAAGATCCCCTTCCTCATTCGGCAGAAGATCATTACCAGCCTCGATCCGCCCTGTAGCCGGGGTGCTGACTGGCGGACTCTGGCCCAGAAACTCCACCTGGacag CCATCTCAGCTTCTTTGCCTCCAAGCCCAGCCCCACAGCCATGATCCTCAACCTGTGGGAGGCGCGGCACTTCCCCAATGGCAACCTCAGCCAGCTGGCTGCAGCAGTAGCCGGACTGGGCCAGCCAGATGCTGGCCTCTTCACGGTGTCAGAGGCGGAGTGCTGA
- the UNC5A gene encoding netrin receptor UNC5A isoform X2: protein MAVRPGLWPALLGMVLTVWLHGSGAQQSATVANPVPGANPDLLPHFLVEPEDVYIVKNKPVLLVCKAMPATQIFFKCNGEWVRQVDHVIERSTDDGSGLPAMEVRINVSRQQVEKVFGLEEYWCQCVAWSSSGTTKSQKAYIRIAYLRKNFEQEPLAKEVSLEQGIVLPCRPPEGIPPAEVEWLRNEDLVDPSLDPNVYITREHSLVVRQARLADTANYTCVAKNIVARRRSASAAVIVYVDGSWSPWSKWSACGLDCTHWRSRECSDPAPRNGGEECRGADLDTRNCTSDLCVHTASGPEDVALYVGLIAVAVCLLLLLLVLILVYCRKKEGLDSDVADSSILTSGFQPVSIKPSKADNPHLLTIQPDLSTTTTTCQGSLCPRQDGPSPKFQLANGHLLSPLGGGRHTLHHSSPTSEAEDFVSRLSTQNYFRSLPRGTSNMTYGTFNFLGGRLMIPNTGISLLIPPDAIPRGKIYEIYLTLHKPEDVRLPLAGCQTLLSPIVSCGPPGVLLTRPVILAMDHCGEPCPESWSLRLKKQSCEGSWEDVLHLGEEAPSHLYYCQLEAGACYVFTEQLGRFALVGEALSVAATKRLKLLLFAPVACTSLEYNIRVYCLHDTHDALKEVVQLEKQLGGQLIQEPRVLHFKDSYHNLRLSIHDVPSSLWKSKLLVSYQEIPFYHIWNGTQQYLHCTFTLERVSPSTSDLACKVWVWQVEGDGQSFNIDFNITKDTRFAELLALESEGGVPALVGPSAFKIPFLIRQKIITSLDPPCSRGADWRTLAQKLHLDSHLSFFASKPSPTAMILNLWEARHFPNGNLSQLAAAVAGLGQPDAGLFTVSEAEC, encoded by the exons GTGCCCAGCAGAGTGCTACGGTGGCCAACCCGGTCCCCGGTGCCAACCCAGACCTGCTTCCCCACTTCCTGGTGGAGCCTGAGGATGTGTACATCGTCAAGAACAAGCCGGTGCTGCTGGTGTGCAAGGCCATGCCTGCCACACAGATCTTCTTCAAGTGCAACGGGGAGTGGGTCCGCCAGGTGGACCACGTGATAGAGCGCAGTACGGATGATGGCAGCG GGTTGCCCGCCATGGAGGTCCGCATCAACGTCTCGAGGCAGCAGGTGGAGAAGGTGTTTGGGCTGGAGGAGTACTGGTGCCAGTGTGTGGCGTGGAGCTCCTCAGGCACCACCAAGAGTCAGAAGGCCTATATCCGCATTGCCT ATTTGCGCAAGAACTTCGAGCAGGAGCCGCTGGCCAAGGAGGTATCCCTGGAGCAGGGCATCGTGCTGCCCTGCCGCCCACCCGAGGGCATCCCCCCGGCTGAG GTGGAGTGGCTCCGGAACGAGGACCTGGTGGACCCGTCCCTGGACCCCAATGTGTACATCACAAGGGAGCACAGCCTGGTGGTGCGACAGGCCCGCCTGGCCGACACGGCCAACTACACCTGCGTGGCCAAGAACATCGTAGCGCGTCGCCGCAGCGCCTCAGCTGCTGTCATCGTCTACG TGGATGGCAGCTGGAGCCCATGGAGCAAGTGGTCAGCCTGTGGGCTCGACTGCACCCACTGGCGGAGTCGTGAGTGTTCTGACCCAGCACCCCGCAATGGAGGTGAGGAGTGCCGGGGTGCTGATCTGGATACCCGAAATTGTACCAGCGACCTCTGTGTGCACA CTGCTTCCGGGCCCGAGGACGTGGCCCTCTATGTGGGCCTCATTGCTGTGGCTGTatgcctcctcctgctgctgctcgtCCTCATCCTTGTTTATTGCCGCAAGAAGGAAGGGCTGGACTCAGACGTGGCTGACTCATCCATCCTTACCTCAGGCTTCCAGCCCGTCAGCATCAAACCCAGCAAAGCAG ACAATCCCCATCTTCTCACCATCCAGCCAGACctcagcaccaccaccaccacctgccaGGGAAGTCTATGTCCCCGGCAGGACGGGCCAAGCCCCAAGTTCCAGCTCGCCAATGGGCACCTTCTCAGCCCGCTGGGTGGTGGACGCCACACGCTGCACCACAGCTCGCCCACCTCTGAGGCCGAGGACTTCGTCTCCCGCCTCTCTACCCAGAACTACTTCCGCTCCCTGCCCCGTGGCACCAGCAACATGACCTATGGGACCTTCAACTTCCTCGGGGGCCGGCTGATGATCCCTAATACAG GGATCAGCCTCCTCATTCCTCCAGATGCCATACCCCGGGGAAAGATCTACGAGATCTACCTCACGCTGCACAAGCCAGAGGATGTGAG GTTGCCCCTAGCTGGCTGTCAGACCCTGCTGAGTCCCATCGTTAGCTGTGGGCCCCCTGGAGTCCTGCTCACCCGGCCGGTCATCCTCGCCATGGACCACTGTGGGGAGCCCTGCCCAGAGAGCTGGAGCCTGCGCCTCAAAAAGCAGTCCTGTGAGGGCAGTTGGGAG GATGTGCTGCATCTGGGCGAGGAGGCACCCTCCCACCTCTACTACTGCCAGCTGGAGGCCGGCGCCTGCTATGTCTTCACTGAGCAACTGGGTCGCTTTGCCCTGGTGGGAGAGGCCCTCAGTGTGGCTGCGACCAAGCGCCTCAAGCTGCTTCTGTTTGCCCCCGTGGCCTGCACCTCCCTCGAGTACAACATCCGAGTCTACTGCCTACACGACACCCATGATGCACTCAag GAGGTGGTAcagctggagaagcagctggGGGGACAGCTGATCCAGGAGCCTCGAGTCCTGCACTTCAAGGACAGTTACCACAACCTGCGCTTGTCCATCCACGATGTGCCCAGCTCCCTGTGGAAGAGCAAGCTCCTCGTCAGCTACCAG GAGATCCCCTTTTATCATATCTGGAACGGCACCCAGCAGTACCTGCACTGCACCTTCACCTTGGAGCGCGTCAGCCCCAGCACCAGTGACCTGGCCTGCAAGGTGTGGGTATGGCAGGTGGAAGGCGATGGGCAGAGCTTCAATATCGACTTCAACATCACCAAG gacACAAGATTTGCTGAGCTGCTGGCTCTGGAGAGTGAAGGGGGGGTCCCAGCCCTAGTGGGCCCCAGTGCCTTCAAGATCCCCTTCCTCATTCGGCAGAAGATCATTACCAGCCTCGATCCGCCCTGTAGCCGGGGTGCTGACTGGCGGACTCTGGCCCAGAAACTCCACCTGGacag CCATCTCAGCTTCTTTGCCTCCAAGCCCAGCCCCACAGCCATGATCCTCAACCTGTGGGAGGCGCGGCACTTCCCCAATGGCAACCTCAGCCAGCTGGCTGCAGCAGTAGCCGGACTGGGCCAGCCAGATGCTGGCCTCTTCACGGTGTCAGAGGCGGAGTGCTGA